CACTGCGGTTTCCGCCACCAACCGGACGCTATCGCTCAGGTTTTTCGCGCTGTCCGCCGGGCTAAATTGAATATTGCTGACCATCTCGTCCAGCAGCGCGGCATCTTTATGGACATTGCCGACTTTGCGGTGCTTATAGTAATCGGTTTGCAACCAGAATTCGCGACGCGTGTCCCATGAAGAGAGTTGCATAATAAATTCCTGGTAGGCATTGTCCATCACCGAAGGCTGCGGCACCGCCAGCGCGGCAGCGCCGTTACGGATATCCAGGTTGCGCAAGAATTGCTGCTGCGAGTAGTAGCCGCCAATCATATTCACCGTGGGACGATCGGTTATCGCCGTGGTGCTCCACTCCTGTTTAACCAGCAGCGACCAGATCCAGGCCAGCAGCATGCCCAGCAGCGCCATTCCGATAATCCAGCGTTTACCGCGCCACAGCGCGCAAAACAGGCCACGAATATCCAATTCGTTATCCACGAAGTCAGAGGTCATATGCAGGTTATCCTTGTCCAAAGGGCGCTTAGCCCAATTGCTTATTTTTATTTGCGCGACGCAGGCGGCGCTTGAGGCGTTTGATCATGCGGGCAACGCGCCAGGCGCGCTTGATGCAGTAGCCGTAGAGGATGAAAGCCAGCAGAAACAGCAGCAGCATTACCCATTCGGGAATAAAAGCCAGATATTCACCCAATACGCCGACGCCAGCCAGCAGCGCAGCGGCCAGCGTAATCAGCACAAACGCCTGTCGTGAAGTAAAACCGGCGCGCATGATCAAATGATGAATATGCTGACGATCGGCAGAGAAAGGGCTCATTCCCTTACGCAGGCGACGATACATAATCGCCACCATATCCATCAGCGGAATGGCAATAAGCCACAGCGCCGTAACCGGCGTAATGGGATGCGTCACCCCCTGGGTGGTTTCCAGCAGGATCCAGATAATGGAAAAGCCGATGAGCGTACTGCCCGCATCGCCCATAAAGACTTTGTAGCGTTTACCGAAAACGCCGAGGTTAAGCAGGATATAGGGAAGCGTGGCGGCAATCATGGCAAAGCACCACATCGCCAGGCTGTGCTGCCCGTCGAAAAAGAGGATGATGCCCATCGCGCCAAAGGTCACACAGGACAAACCACCCAACAGGCCATCAATGCCGTCCACCATATTGAAGGCGTTAATCGCCGCCCAAACGGCAAACAGCGTCAGCACGTAGCCAAACGGTCCGACAACCAGCTCCATCGGCCCGATAATATAGCCCAGGCTCAGCAAATAGAGTTTGCCCACCACCATCATGACTATCGCGATCGCCGCCTGCACTACCGCACGAATTTTAACGCTAATATCAAAGCGGTCATCCAGCGCGCCGACCAATACCAATACGCCAGCGCAGAGCAGATAAAGAATCGCGTGCGGCAAATAATAGTTGGTAATAAAGAAAGTGAAGCAGATGCCCGCATAAACGGAGATACCGCCGACCAGCGGTATCAACCCCTGATGACGCTTACGGTAGTTTGGCCGGTCGACCAGGCCGACTTTTTTCGCTGCTTTCCGGGCAAAAAACAGAAATGCCAGTGAAAACAAAAAAATTAGACCAAGCTCGGTACTCATGGTGAGTAAATTCACATTAACAGCTCTCAGCTAAGACACCGGGTAAATATAAGCAATAATTATGCCTGCCACCCTGACTGACGTCTTAATAACGCGATTTGGCCGCACGACCGCTGGTTATTTAAGCAAAAAGGCCTGCCTTTATTACACTTAGCGACCGGTGACGTCCGACAGTCGCTTTATCCTATAGCCCAAAAATAAAAAACGCCACGTCTGAGCGTGGCGTTACCCGAGTTTTCTTAGCGCGGTAAAGGGCCCTTAACTAACTCAGGCCCGAGGCTCAGAAATTATGAACGTTTCATCATGTCGAAGAATTCATCGTTGGTCTTGGTCATCGCCAACTTATTAATGAGGAATTCCATAGCGTCGATTTCACCCATCGGGTGAATAATTTTGCGCAGGATCCACATTTTCTGCAGCTCTTCCTGAGATGTGAGCAGTTCTTCTTTACGCGTACCCGAACGGTTATAGTCGATCGCCGGGAAGACGCGTTTTTCAGCAATTTTACGCGCGAGATGCAGCTCCATGTTACCGGTGCCTTTAAACTCTTCGTAAATCACTTCGTCCATTTTCGAACCGGTATCTACCAGCGCGGTGGCGATAATGGTCAGGCTGCCGCCCTCTTCCACGTTACGTGCCGCACCAAAGAAGCGTTTCGGACGATGCAGGGCGTTGGCATCCACACCACCGGTCAGAACTTTACCTGAAGCCGGCACCACGGTGTTGTAAGCACGCGCCAGACGAGTGATGGAGTCGAGCAGGATAATAACGTCTTTTTTATGCTCAACCAGACGCTTGGCCTTTTCGATCACCATTTCCGCAACCTGAACGTGACGGGATGCCGGCTCATCAAAGGTAGAAGCGACGACTTCACCTTTAACCAGACGCTGCATCTCGGTAACTTCTTCCGGACGTTCGTCAATCAGCAGCACCATCAGCACGCAATCAGGATGGTTGTAGGCGATGCTCTGCGCGATATTCTGCAGCAGCATGGTTTTACCCGCTTTCGGCGGAGCCACAATCAAACCACGTTGGCCGCGGCCAATCGGTGAGGCGAGATCCAGCACGCGTGCGGTCAGGTCTTCTGTTGAGCCGTTACCGCGCTCCATGCGTAAACGTGAGTTCGCATGCAGCGGCGTCAGGTTTTCAAACAGAATCTTACTGCGCGCGTTTTCCGGTTTATCGTAGTTGACCTCATTAACCTTCAGCAGCGCAAAGTAACGTTCGCCCTCTTTCGGCGGACGAATTTTGCCTGAAATGGTATCACCAGTGCGAAGGTTAAAGCGGCGAATTTGGCTGGGGGAAACATAGATGTCGTCGGGACCGGCGAGGTAGGAGCTGTCTGCGGAGCGGAGGAAACCAAATCCGTCCTGCAGTATCTCCAGTACGCCATCACCGAAGATATCCTCACCGCTTTTCGCGTGTTGTTTGAGGATAGCAAAAATGATGTCCTGTTTGCGCATGCGCGCCAGGTTT
This Mixta hanseatica DNA region includes the following protein-coding sequences:
- the wecA gene encoding UDP-N-acetylglucosamine--undecaprenyl-phosphate N-acetylglucosaminephosphotransferase; amino-acid sequence: MSTELGLIFLFSLAFLFFARKAAKKVGLVDRPNYRKRHQGLIPLVGGISVYAGICFTFFITNYYLPHAILYLLCAGVLVLVGALDDRFDISVKIRAVVQAAIAIVMMVVGKLYLLSLGYIIGPMELVVGPFGYVLTLFAVWAAINAFNMVDGIDGLLGGLSCVTFGAMGIILFFDGQHSLAMWCFAMIAATLPYILLNLGVFGKRYKVFMGDAGSTLIGFSIIWILLETTQGVTHPITPVTALWLIAIPLMDMVAIMYRRLRKGMSPFSADRQHIHHLIMRAGFTSRQAFVLITLAAALLAGVGVLGEYLAFIPEWVMLLLFLLAFILYGYCIKRAWRVARMIKRLKRRLRRANKNKQLG
- the rho gene encoding transcription termination factor Rho; the protein is MNLTELKNTPVSELITLGENMGLENLARMRKQDIIFAILKQHAKSGEDIFGDGVLEILQDGFGFLRSADSSYLAGPDDIYVSPSQIRRFNLRTGDTISGKIRPPKEGERYFALLKVNEVNYDKPENARSKILFENLTPLHANSRLRMERGNGSTEDLTARVLDLASPIGRGQRGLIVAPPKAGKTMLLQNIAQSIAYNHPDCVLMVLLIDERPEEVTEMQRLVKGEVVASTFDEPASRHVQVAEMVIEKAKRLVEHKKDVIILLDSITRLARAYNTVVPASGKVLTGGVDANALHRPKRFFGAARNVEEGGSLTIIATALVDTGSKMDEVIYEEFKGTGNMELHLARKIAEKRVFPAIDYNRSGTRKEELLTSQEELQKMWILRKIIHPMGEIDAMEFLINKLAMTKTNDEFFDMMKRS